Part of the Henckelia pumila isolate YLH828 chromosome 2, ASM3356847v2, whole genome shotgun sequence genome is shown below.
CTCACGGGATATGAATATTGCACTGCCCAGTCAATGGAAAGTAACATGTATTGAGCATAAATTTCTTCCCATCAACTCGACGTCCACTCTTCACTCCAGTTCGCGAACATAATCATGCACTCAAAGTAACCTTTTACATGAGAGAGAGCTGAAAGGCCACACTACGTAAGCTGTGAGTTTAACCACCTTCAACTACCAATTTCTCCACTCGGCAGTGTATCATCTAGTGTCGGGTTGCATTCTCCATTAGCAATGGCAACACACAGAGCCTTCCAAATGGGAACTAACATTTTGACGGGAGGATATAATCCCTAGAATCCAAGATCAAGGAGTCATAAACTTTATTCGAAACTATTCTGTTAACTTTGAACCAAACGAAAGAACGGTAGAATTCATTCattatataacaaaatttaaatgGGAAAAACGTAGGATCACTTAAAGGAATGACGATCGCATAAACACATGGGTCATCAGCGCTTCATGTTATTTCTCGAACAAAAAAGCCTTACCTAAAACATCAACTTACCTTGAACACCGGTAAAAGTTCTTCCTCTCCACGTACAATCAGAGATAAACTCCAGTAACAAGAGAACGGTGTGACACATTCAACTAGTACAGGTTTCAAAATCTTGCTGATTGGAACAAAGCGGCGAACTGTTCTCCCGCTGAtttgaacaaaataaaaacGGACGGGTTTAGGACAGAAAGTATATAGAAACATCCCGATTCCTTACTATCCTTACAGGTGTTAAAAAAAACCACGCCACGGCTTTGTCGTAAATTTAATCTATAGTAATTTATAGAAACGTGAGAAAAACTTGGAAAAGCTACCTGATCCTtcagaaaaaggaaaaaaaaaacccgAGGCCAGATTATAATATACTAGACAATCCATTAACTTCAGATGTCTCAACAGATAGAAGTGACACAAATACTAGCTACCACATTTTTTGAGGGTAGATAGTTTCAGATAAAGAATCACTCTTTCAAAATGCCTTTGAAAAGAAGGCGACGGCAATAATCAACACAAATCCATCTATTCGGGAAAGTGGAAACCTAGTACACTGAGGATTTCCTCATCTCCCCCACCCCACCCCACACCCCCACCCccaccccaaaaaaaaaaaaaagaaaaagataaACTTGAAGTTATTAATGAATGGCCATGCTTATAGCAAAAGATGCAGAGTTACACTTTTAGAATAAAAAAGGAATACCTTCTAAACATAGTCTCAAGCTGAACTCCGAAAGCTGCCAAGATTATAACAGACTCTGCTGCATGGAAATTTTAAACCAGAGTTCAAAAAAGATGAAACTAGTCCCGATGATAAGACAAGAAAAACAGAAGAGAAGGATGTTAAGCCAATAAATTTGGAAGCATTTCGAAGAAAAGAACTTCCCAAAGTAAAGCCAAGCTTACATCATAATCTCCACCACAATCTCCCAAACTATAtagtctttcaattttaaatctCTCAGTATAATCATTACTTTGTATTAAACTTTATCTCTTACATTCTCCAATACAATCCACCAAAATACAGCTTTTGAAACATTTTCCAGAACACTCAAAAACACTACGATTTCTCAACGAGAGATCGTCCATGTCATGTTGTTTTCTGTAAACAGATTAACAGAATCACTTTTAATAAACACTGAAAAATTTTAGTTGCTACAACCTAACTGATTCCTTTAAGATTCTCAATCCATACGTTCGTATTTTTGTGCTATTCTAGAACCCAGTTTGTCCTGAATATGAAGCATATTCGTTCTTTTTTCTTGAAGCATATTCATTTTAAAACAATCACATAATTATGCTCCGCAAACTCTGGATATGACGACAGATATAGGAGCAAGTAAAATCAGTCGAATACTTGAACTCACAGCAGGTGAGACGACAGAGTTAACAATATTATCGAGGAAACAGATTTAACAATGATTATCCtgacaacaaaaaataaaatcgcAGATGAAACTAAAGCAAAACTAATGAAAAAGTGTTATAAAGTTGAAGGGAAAAAATATAACCAGTGACAGTCATCTGGCAAGATAGAATTATGAGTATGACTATTGAGAACCGACAAGGACCACTAGAACATCCAGCATTCATAACTGGCtttgctaaaaaaataaaaaagcagAAGAACAATCTGTTACTCATCAAATATGAATGTCACAACACAGTTCACCACCTTTCTTGATTTGTCTCCTTAATGACACCCATAAGAGAAAACCAGCAATGATGAAACTCCAAAATGTAACAGCAACTAATGTGCCCTGTGTAAAATAGTTGAAAGACACTTAAATAGCCAGGATGGAAAGTCATTGGAAAGATGTAAAATTGTGTTTgaatcaaaaatcaaatttcgAAGATCCAATCTAATTTAAACTCATCAGATAATAAACAGCTAGCCATCTTAATACCATTCCAAATGCTCGGGATTCCTAGTTAAAGCACACATTTTTCCAAGCTAAAGGAATGTTAATGAAAGTTCCATCCAACCAAAAGGAACCGACACTACCATTTAAAACCAGACACACACATTAAAAGCAAAGGATACCTGCGGATTATGGAGAGAAAGAAAGCCTGAAATTGCAAGAACCACAGCATACGTGCAGAAATGAGACATCCTGCACCTATTGGGAACAAAAATATTGTGAAAATCGATGGCTTCAGGTGGGCCTCCGTTCACATCATTTACATATGTGAATCTTCCTCCTCTAATAGTAGATTGCCCCATCTCACTTCCACTATACTGTCTGAACTGATGAGGTAACAAAAATGGGGAGAATTCTAACTGTAATATGAACACCAGCTGCTTTGTGCATGTGAAACTTGAGCGCTCAAATTCCCCGTGTCCTTTAAAATCATCCAAGTCCAAATAACGCGGAGCAGctgaaaaaaacaaattttacctAGAAATCGAGAATtgaatttagaattttagaacTGTATTGAAGggaaaaatcttttaaatattCATTTAGGCATTTTAACTTCCTAAATctcaatattttattaaaatacctAAACTCTCGATTTCTAGGCATTTTAGAACTGTTTAGGCATTTTAACTTCCTAAATCTCGATATTTGATTAAAATACCTAAACTCAAATAATTTCTAATTTAATTCATCgcaacaatatttttttagctTTAAACGACGCTGAACGAATATTTAAGAGATTTGCCTTTCAATACACTTCTAATTTCAATACACTTCTAAATTTCTCAATTCATCGACAttagttttaaatatttgactAAAGCTTCTACAATCATATATTGCATCACTAATTCACGGCAATGCTCAATTATTGAATATACAACTCTAAAATTCACAATATCTAATGTTTTTAACAAACTGAAATTTTCGAGAATTGTACCTCCAAGTAGCCGAATTTTCAGATCCTACAAACATTAACCAGATAAATAATCAATAACAAGCTAATTATCAATCCAAAACTCAGTTCATTCGAAGTAGGTAAATTCTTTACCCGAGACAGGCTACTATACAGACTTTTAAGGCTGAAGATAAACGAATTTTTACTCTCAAAACTCGAAGCAAGGTCGAGCTAGGTGGTTCCCGGCGGCACTGCGACTGAACTCAACCAGAGAAGTCACAAACGGAAACTGGGATTGACGCATTTCTGTCTCCGCTTAAAATAGTCACCCACAACTTGAACTCACTATTTCCAGCTGCAATGATGGCCGTAAGATCACCGGAGAATCGCGAACAAATTTCAATCCCGAACAGGGCTTGGGAATCcaacaaattttaaataaatgggACAATGAAAGCCCAATAAAGAAATTATGATTTAACCTGGCCCGTTTCCATTAGATTATACCCAGAAATATGGGTTAACTCCACTAAATTTCAAATTGGTGTTGGGCCAGGATCGAGGAATGAATAAGGGAAGCCATATCATGGGGCATTCGTTCTTGGATTATCAATCATtggtcaaatatcaattattggatcatcaaaacatatgtcaattttcataaaaatatatggtcACACGACTAACGCAACATTTCGTCTTTTGACTAAAACAACCctttttttgttttcaaattttgtttggTTAGATGGTCATTGCCCTTCgtgacttaattttttttttttgagtaccCTTCGTGACTTATTTTTATAACCATGTTAattccttttaaaaaaataattgtttgATGTGTAAAGCATTGATTTTTTATTGATTGATTATGATTATGGAACAATATGAGTATAATCAATTAAAAAAGTTTTGGTATTGCAAGATTAATGAATATTTTGTGTTTATAATATTCATTTTCTTCCTCtttaaaaatctaattttaCTTGGTAGaaatacaataaattttttCCTAAAATATGGAACACAAgagaaaacaaataaaaaaatatgttttcattcatgtttatatatataaaaaaataattaatgacaGTGATAGTCTTTATCTTTATAACCTAAATAGTCCAATTTTAACAATGTATTTTCAATTTCCTTTGACGCTAAATACATAAGATTAAAGAATCACATAATTTAATTGAActacttttaatttaagaacTGTTTTGATTGTTAGTGCACGCGTTGCAATTGTGCTATTCCTAGtacttttaaatatatattacacatacatattattcaaaaaaaagTTGACTAAAATttagagaatttttttttaactaattataaacataaatagattagagaattttttttaactaattataaacataaatagaTTTTGTGTTTCTTTTAAGCCCCACGGGTTGGATTTATCTTTGTATATACAAATACTTTGAAATCGATATTTGATGTCATAATTAAATATTCGTTTCATCTTCGATCAAAGATAGCCCATCTGCGATTGAAATGACACAAAACAATATGTATAATAATAAATCTAAACATATACGTCGTAACATAATACTAGCATATGGGCACTACCCATCTTCCCAAATCAACGGTCATGAGATGATCTGCAAATCAAATCAATTGATCTGCAGATCAATCTCAGCCGTTGATCTGCCCTTGGGTAACAACCTCTTCCCCAAAGTAAGATCATAAGCAACGACTAAACGGAaaccaatatttttattattcattaaaaaaataaaattatggttgatattattattattattattattattattattattattaatcaaCCAAACATTAAAAGGAGTCGATGCTATAAAAAAAGAGACGGATATAATATAATCAGAAATTTGATAACATGTTCTAGAAGTTTTCGATAGCTTGTTAAATCACTGGACTGAAAGAATTTATTTAGAATTGGCGGCAAATTCCTTTCGTAACTACGGAGCTCGTCCATTCAATCTAAGGCAGACCGGATATGCCATGCGACCTCCGAAGGCGAAGCGGAGAATAGCAGAAGAACGGCGGCGAAGAGCAGAATAACGACTAATAACATAGGAATTGCAAAGAGCAGAGGCTCGCGATCAACTCTATCGCATTATCGCGTAACATTTCATTTTTCAAGTTTGTTAATATTTAGGTTATTAGAATGGAACGTTTTTCTGAGAAATATTAAGTTTCCGACGTTGAGTTCATCGCCAATCATTAGGGGTGGTTTGGTACGGTATAACGATTTTTTCGAACAAAATCGTATACCGtaccaaaaatttcggtacgaaaAAACACATACCGAGATtccggtataccgaaatttcgaTATGATGTATATTTCATACCGTAATTATCGAAAAATTCGGTATGATATTGATAAATACCGATTATATTGAAATCATTAGAAAAAACCTTTTATAGTTCTATTTTTAACTAACCTAAAGAATTTGTATTTGCTGAAAATTACAACCGAAAATCAAATTTGGATCCAAGAGCTTATGTTGTTACCAAAGATAGATAAAATAGAACAGAGGATTAATCCTCCTTGTGAAAATTAATATTCAATACAACAAACCAGACgacaaaacaaatattttacACAAAGGAATCTTGATGTGGGGCATCATAATATGAAGTTGATTATATTATCCAACCTGAGAAAGCAAAGCCGAACATGGCTCCACGATTCCATGGTAAGCTTaaagttataaaaaaaattaaaaaagggGTTATAATATTAGCTGAAGTTAGAAAAGGGGTTACAATATCACCTGAGAAAGCAAAGCCGAACCTGAAGTTACAATTCTAGAATTTCATATCTTTCACATGTATAAGAAACTTCAAAACTAATTTACCTCTGCCAATGGTAGACCTAAATTCTCAAGAATCGCAGATTCCCAGTGCAAAAATACCACCTGTAAATTTATATCACAAGCATTCCAATCCAATTTACTAATTTAAAAGGGGACCATCGACATTCAATATGAGTTAATGTAAGTTTTTACACAAAATTTTCATAACAAAATCAGGGCCACTTGCATAGACTCACATGCAGCTCATTCtcgaa
Proteins encoded:
- the LOC140881267 gene encoding uncharacterized protein isoform X2; its protein translation is MGQSTIRGGRFTYVNDVNGGPPEAIDFHNIFVPNRCRMSHFCTYAVVLAISGFLSLHNPQGTLVAVTFWSFIIAGFLLWVSLRRQIKKESVIILAAFGVQLETMFRSGRTVRRFVPISKILKPVLVECVTPFSCYWSLSLIVRGEEELLPVFKGLYPPVKMLVPIWKALCVAIANGECNPTLDDTLPSGEIGS
- the LOC140881267 gene encoding uncharacterized protein isoform X1 — its product is MGQSTIRGGRFTYVNDVNGGPPEAIDFHNIFVPNRCRMSHFCTYAVVLAISGFLSLHNPQGTLVAVTFWSFIIAGFLLWVSLRRQIKKAESVIILAAFGVQLETMFRSGRTVRRFVPISKILKPVLVECVTPFSCYWSLSLIVRGEEELLPVFKGLYPPVKMLVPIWKALCVAIANGECNPTLDDTLPSGEIGS